Proteins encoded in a region of the Raphanus sativus cultivar WK10039 chromosome 8, ASM80110v3, whole genome shotgun sequence genome:
- the LOC108820262 gene encoding uncharacterized protein LOC108820262, whose product MSSKLDKAMLHMSLEEEDDEPCVLPDRLEFYSTERNEMSLVGRLLNPKCQRMEDLIREMPRKWQLYDRVKGVALSKEKFQFIFKHEQDLLEVLNRGAHTCENWSIVIDRWVAKPPEDYLQHMKVWVQMRNIPVNHYTPGTISYLEEFAGQVIDVPYDPEKAQYKDYVRVLVKFDVSKPLRRSKKLTLSGGEVVNILYDYERVQKRCYTCQRLTHEQSQCPFEVKSKLGGTQEEASSAGSKRTELIEKLDESDPLFGVLPENQVGRDPISGRPKIAEEVLQGMRQYLLAAEGPEKLAREDRVRKSIEDLKDDPLGQKTFLRLEPAPTISNALDKGKGVVYDFSAQKKQVVNPEKLMASAISAGMKVLQSGKVVSELPVSESTATYTHLSFSMRVQRVIVWVSMKQTLPGPL is encoded by the coding sequence ATGTCGTCCAAGCTTGATAAAGCTATGCTACACATGTCgctggaagaagaagatgatgaaccCTGTGTGCTACCTGACCGTCTGGAGTTCTACTCTACGGAGAGGAACGAGATGAGTTTGGTGGGGAGGCTTCTGAATCCGAAGTGTCAAAGAATGGAAGATCTGATCCGTGAAATGCCAAGGAAATGGCAGCTGTATGATCGAGTGAAGGGGGTGGCTTTGTCTAAGGAAAAGTTTCAGTTTATCTTCAAACATGAGCAAGATCTGTTGGAAGTTCTGAACAGAGGCGCTCACACTTGTGAGAACTGGTCGATTGTGATAGACAGGTGGGTAGCGAAACCGCCTGAGGATTATCTGCAGCACATGAAGGTGTGGGTTCAGATGAGGAACATTCCTGTAAACCATTACACGCCAGGAACTATATCCTACTTGGAAGAATTTGCTGGTCAAGTTATCGATGTTCCTTATGATCCTGAGAAAGCGCAGTACAAAGACTATGTAAGAGTCTTAGTGAAGTTTGATGTGTCTAAACCACTACGAAGATCCAAGAAGCTTACACTATCTGGGGGTGAAGTGGTGAATATCTTATATGACTATGAGAGGGTTCAAAAGAGGTGCTATACATGTCAAAGGCTCACTCATGAACAATCTCAATGTCCCTTTGAGGTGAAGAGTAAGCTGGGTGGAACTCAAGAAGAAGCCTCTTCCGCAGGAAGCAAGAGAACAGAGCTGATAGAAAAACTGGATGAATCTGACCCTTTATTTGGAGTTCTGCCAGAGAATCAAGTTGGAAGGGACCCGATTTCTGGAAGACCGAAGATTGCAGAAGAAGTTCTCCAAGGGATGAGACAGTACTTGCTGGCAGCGGAGGGCCCGGAAAAGCTGGCTAGAGAAGATAGAGTGAGGAAATCCATTGAAGACTTGAAGGATGACCCCTTAGGTCAGAAGACTTTTCTTAGATTGGAACCGGCTCCAACTATTTCAAACGCTCTGGACAAGGGAAAAGGAGTGGTGTACGACTTCAGTGCTCAGAAGAAGCAAGTTGTAAACCCAGAAAAGCTAATGGCCAGTGCCATATCAGCTGGTATGAAGGTGCTTCAATCTGGGAAGGTGGTGTCTGAGCTCCCGGTCTCTGAATCAACGGCTACTTATACTCATCTGAGTTTCTCCATGAGGGTTCAACGGGTTATAGTGTGGGTATCTATGAAACAAACACTTCCGGGACCTCTCTAA
- the LOC130499060 gene encoding uncharacterized protein LOC130499060, giving the protein MEVYIDDMLVKSLVAGDHVLQLQECFNILNKFGMKLNPTKCTFGVASGEFLGYLVTKRGIEANPKQISALIEMLPPKSVKDVQRLTGKIAALNRFISRSTDRCLPFYKLLKGNKKFEWNTDCDAALSELKVYISEPPILSKPVHGELLYLYAATSEHAVSGVLVREEDNEQKPIYYVSRSLFDCETRYPVMEKLALAVVNAARKLRPYFQSHTIMISSSSLFPVKLNTDDKTRKWKLHVDGVSSKQGSGVGIKLESPTGEMIEQSFRLGFNASNNEAEYESLIAVLRLAQSIGAQKISAFSDSQLVTSQFHSEYEAKNERMEAYLAILRGIIKQFDEFELTRITRGENTSADALAALASTSNPTIRRVIPVEGIDQPSIDIPLKGTLSNKDDLPLVAPIVTRSKSKGRTQEPDEDSLVAPRSRKFPGESSRRTRSSTARTTLDPPIPEEIPVHEVNNESQKAFPDELENRPDWRTPLYNYIDTGELPP; this is encoded by the exons ATGGAGGTTTACATAGACGATATGCTAGTGAAATCCTTAGTAGCCGGCGACCACGTTCTCCAACTCCAAGAGTGCTTCAACATCCTCAATAAGTTCGGGATGAAGCTAAATCCGACCAAGTGCACTTTCGGAGTTGCATCTGGGGAATTTCTGGGATACCTCGTAACTAAAAGAGGGATCGAAGCCAACCCCAAACAAATCTCGGCGCTTATCGAAATGCTACCTCCGAAGTCGGTCAAAGATGTGCAAAGACTCACAGGAAAGATCGCCGCATTAAACCGCTTTATATCAAGATCGACAGATCGATGCCTTCCATTCTACAAGCTCCTTAAagggaacaaaaagttcgaaTGGAACACCGATTGCGACGCCGCCCTTAGCGAGCTTAAAGTCTACATAAGCGAACCTCctatcctatctaaaccagttcATGGCGAACTTTTGTATCTTTACGCCGCGACTTCCGAACACGCAGTAAGTGGGGTCTTAGTCCGCGAAGAAGACAACGAACAAAAACCAATCTACTACGTCAGCAGATCCCTGTTCGATTGTGAAACAAGATATCCCGTGATGGAAAAATTGGCCCTGGCGGTGGTAAATGCCGCGCGGAAACTAAGGCCATATTTCCAATCCCATACGATCATG ATTTCATCATCGAGCTTGTTCCCAGTGAAACTAAACACCGACGACAAAACCCGGAAGTGGAAACTCCACGTCGATGGTGTGTCATCAAAGCAAGGGTCGGGTGTGGGAATAAAACTCGAATCTCCTACAGGAGAGATGATCGAACAATCATTTCGCCTAGGCTTCAACGCATCAAATAATGAAGCCGAATATGAATCCTTAATCGCCGTATTGCGACTTGCCCAAAGCATCGGAGCCCAAAAAATCAGCGCATTCAGCGACTCACAGCTCGTCACCAGCCAATTCCACAGCGAATATGAAGCTAAGAATGAAAGGATGGAGGCCTACCTGGCAATACTAAGAGGAATTATAAAGCAGTTCGATGAATTCGAGCTTACGAGAATTACGAGAGGGGAAAATACCTCAGCAGACGCTCTCGCCGCCCTGGCGTCAACATCGAATCCGACTATAAGAAGGGTAATTCCGGTTGAAGGAATAGATCAACCCAGTATAGACATCCCTTTAAAAGGAACCCTTAGTAACAAGGACGACCTACCGCTGGTCGCTCCAATCGTCACTCGTAGTAAATCCAAGGGACGTACTCAAGAGCCCGACGAAGACTCACTCGTAGCCCCGCGGAGTCGGAAGTTCCCCGGTGAGTCCTCTCGAAGAACTCGATCAAGCACTGCCAGGACAACGCTTGATCCCCCGATTCCCGAAGAAATACCCGTTCACGAGGTAAATAACGAATCACAAAAAGCTTTCCCGGACGAGCTCGAAAACAGACCAGATTGGAGAACTCCGCTATACAACTATATCGATACCGGAGAACTTCCTCCCTAA
- the LOC108834077 gene encoding uncharacterized protein LOC108834077: protein MDPTLRRRRSDGSRSRQLAISKDPARDAPSHDSRDNHRLGKTTLNKNTITFTLYENVELDTPHDDALIVTIDLSRVSFSKVLIDSGCVANLQSHDTFDKISRPDLAINKYAPPLYSFGGGSRVPLLGNVAITVKTHDSEKEIEFSVMHDLSPFDAVLGRPWLHQMKAVPSIYHQCVKFISPTGEKTIYGNQKQCRSCYMAEYRKMFPKGADQPAVRDPSTKDPEKDLACTISLDPQSPEKCVSIGCDLNPKIRDDLVIFLRNNINTFAWSAADMRGIDINVSSHDLNVDPTFKPIKQKRRKLGPERAKAVNDEVDKLLKIGSIREVQLPDWLANPVVVKKKNGK from the coding sequence ATGGATCCCACTCTACGCCGACGGAGATCCGATGGCTCGAGATCAAGACAGCTCGCGATCTCCAAAGATCCCGCGCGCGACGCCCCATCTCACGACTCGAGGGACAATCATCGACTCGGAAAGACGACCTTGAACAAAAACACGATAACCTTCACTCTTTACGAGAATGTCGAGCTCGATACGCCCCATGACGATGCTTTAATCGTCACGATTGACCTCTCCAGGGTTTCTTTTTCGAAGGTTCTCATCGATTCCGGATGCGTAGCCAATCTACAATCACACGATACCTTCGATAAAATCAGCCGACCTGATTTAGCAATCAACAAATACGCTCCCCCCCTCTACAGCTTTGGAGGCGGAAGCAGAGTACCTTTACTAGGAAACGTGGCGATCACCGTTAAGACACACGATTCCGAGAAAGAAATTGAGTTCTCCGTAATGCATGACCTTTCCCCATTCGACGCCGTCTTAGGACGACCTTGGCTCCATCAGATGAAGGCAGTCCCATCGATCTACCATCAATGCGTAAAGTTCATTTCCCCTACCGGAGAAAAGACCATTTATGGGAATCAAAAACAGTGTCGATCCTGTTACATGGCGGAATACCGAAAAATGTTTCCGAAGGGGGCAGACCAACCAGCAGTGCGAGATCCCTCGACAAAAGACCCTGAGAAGGACCTCGCGTGTACTATTTCCCTGGATCCGCAATCTCCAGAAAAATGCGTTAGCATTGGATGCGATCTCAATCCAAAGATCAGGGATGATCTAGTGATCTTTCTGAGAAATAACATCAACACGTTTGCATGGTCGGCTGCTGACATGCGCGGCATCGATATCAACGTTTCATCACACGACCTAAATGTTGATCCCACGTTTAAGCCAATCAAGCAAAAACGGAGAAAACTTGGCCCAGAAAGGGCCAAAGCAGTCAACGACGAAGTTGATAAACTGCTGAAAATAGGTTCAATCCGCGAAGTACAATTACCGGACTGGCTTGCCAACCCAGTCGTCGTAAAGAAAAAGAACGGAAAATAg